From Hirundo rustica isolate bHirRus1 chromosome 1, bHirRus1.pri.v3, whole genome shotgun sequence, a single genomic window includes:
- the RARB gene encoding retinoic acid receptor beta isoform X9 produces the protein MSKLHPLFSWRTLGKLAVRNDRNKKKKEPSKQESTENYEMTAELDDLTEKIRKAHQETFPSLCQLGKYTTESWVDWNGLTRSSHDTQCWWAGIKCVTADFESDGSWLTCSAFLRFKWLFQMYENNSSADHRVRLDLGLWDKFSELATKCIIKIVEFAKRLPGFTSLTIADQITLLKAACLDILILRICTRYTPEQDTMTFSDGLTLNRTQMHNAGFGPLTDLVFTFANQLLPLEMDDTETGLLSAICLICGDRQDLEEPMKVDKLQEPLLEALKIYIRKRRPNKPHMFPKILMKITDLRSISAKGAERVITLKMEIPGSMPPLIQEMLENSEGHEPLTPTSNGNTAEHSPSISPSSVDNSSVSQSPMVE, from the exons CTGTCAGAAATGATAGGaacaaaaagaagaaggaaCCTTCAAAGCAGGAGTCCACAGAAAACTACGAAATGACAGCAGAATTAGATGATCTCACTGAAAAGATCCGAAAAGCTCACCAGGAAACCTTCCCCTCACTCTGCCAGCTGGGAAAATACACTACG GAATCCTGGGTGGATTGGAATGGACTCACCAGGTCTTCTCATGACACCCAGTGTTGGTGGGCTGGCATCAAATGTGTCACAGCAGATTTCGAATCAGATGGTTCTTGGCTGACATGTTCAGCTTTTTTAAGGTTTAAGTGGTTGTTCCAAATGTATGAAAAT AACTCCAGCGCAGATCATCGGGTTCGACTGGACCTTGGGCTTTGGGACAAATTCAGTGAACTTGCAACGAAGTGCATTATTAAAATAGTGGAATTTGCAAAGCGATTGCCAGGCTTTACAAGTTTGACCATTGCAGACCAAATAACTCTACTCAAAGCAGCCTGCCTGGATATACTG atcCTTAGAATTTGCACAAGATACACACCCGAACAAGACACCATGACCTTTTCAGATGGCCTTACCCTAAACCGAACTCAGATGCACAACGCCGGATTTGGCCCGCTGACTGATCTCGTGTTCACATTTGCCAACCAGCTCCTGCCTTTGGAAATGGATGATACAGAAACAGGTCTCCTTAGTGCCATCTGCCTAATCTGTGGAG ATCGCCAGGACCTTGAAGAACCAATGAAAGTGGATAAGCTTCAGGAACCCTTGCTTGAAGCGCTGAAAATTTATATCCGAAAGAGACGACCCAACAAGCCTCATATGTTCCCAAAGATCTTAATGAAAATCACGGATCTTCGTAGCATCAGTGCAAAAG gtgcAGAACGTGTCATTACATTGAAAATGGAAATTCCTGGATCCATGCCACCTCTTATTCAGGAAATGTTGGAGAACTCTGAAGGACATGAACCACTGACACCAACCTCAAATGGAAATACTGCAGAACACAGTCCCAGTATCTCGCCGAGTTCAGTGGATAACAGCAGTGTCAGTCAATCCCCTATGGTGGAATAA